From a region of the Octopus sinensis linkage group LG18, ASM634580v1, whole genome shotgun sequence genome:
- the LOC115221546 gene encoding monocarboxylate transporter 12-like isoform X1: MNRSKFDPQMSFQPTRHETAVKDVEICQKRPVVPDGGWGWVVCFAAACTCFVVSGLASSAGIFLIGLRRSFDDHVSKLSTVGALIEGLSMMAAPVASILLNYFSHRTVLIIAGLIGCTGAVLGTFSVSINMMIVTYGLISGVSLGMSFFTCQIIAGLYFDKKRALAIGITNCGGGMGTMLFSLIVQLLLDFYGLRSTLLIIAGILLNITVLGALCRPLPYTSAGAGNTEYKDGTDHPTAMELPSLAPEYINGENIKQREMINEAFDLSDEKQNTGSPLPAEKSDIKDETIVEKQKIDGGSILKRCSAVIGVEIFKDINFVLLTISYTFWVSTAAMYAFIPPMCVWSFGMSKQNAALLMLFLGMFATIGELLLGVFVDFLHFSSNKIYVFSLSIHVITAILIPHCNRFEYMAPVVSVFGFASGLAVSLRLVLTTEVVGLEHSTKAFSVLSFFCGILFSASPPIYGLVFDATKSFVAIFYGGGTCALIAIIFFLLIMYRNKIHEKRLQK; encoded by the exons CAAATTCGATCCTCAAATGTCATTCCAACCAACGAGGCATGAAACAGCTGTCAAAGACGTAGAAATCTGCCAGAAACGACCAGTAGTACCAGATGGAGGCTGGGGATGGGTCGTCTGCTTTGCTGCAGCTTGTACCTGTTTCGTAGTGAGTGGACTAGCAAGTTCTGCTGGAATATTCCTGATAGGACTCAGAAGAAGCTTCGATGACCACGTTTCCAAGTTATCTACAGTGGGAGCGCTGATAGAAGGACTTAGCATGATGGCAG CTCCAGTTGCCAGTATCCTCTTGAATTACTTTAGCCATCGGACAGTGTTGATAATAGCAGGTCTTATTGGATGTACAGGTGCCGTATTAGGAACATTTTCTGTCAGTATCAATATGATGATAGTAACATATGGCCTCATATCAG GTGTATCCCTTGGAATGTCCTTTTTCACCTGCCAGATTATTGCAGGTCTCTATTTTGATAAGAAACGGGCATTGGCAATCGGAATTACCAATTGTGGAGGAGGAATGGGCACCATGTTGTTTAGCTTGATTGTCCAGTTACTCTTGGATTTCTATGGACTTAGAAGCACGTTGCTCATTATAGCGGGAATTCTTCTGAATATCACTGTTTTGGGAGCCCTTTGCCGACCTCTCCCCTACACCAGCGCAGGGGCTGGAAACACAGAATATAAAG ATGGAACCGACCACCCCACGGCAATGGAACTTCCGTCTTTAGCACCGGAATATATCAACGGAGAAAACatcaaacagagagaaatgataaACGAAGCATTTGATTTATCGGACGAGAAACAGAATacg ggGAGTCCTCTACCGGCAGAAAAAAGTGACATCAAAGATGAGACGATTGTAGAGAAGCAGAAAATCGACGGAGGTTCAATCCTGAAGCGATGTTCAGCTGTAATTGGGGTGGaaatttttaaagatattaaCTTTGTGTTGCTGACGATCTCCTACACATTTTGGGTGT CTACTGCCGCAATGTATGCCTTCATACCACCTATGTGTGTCTGGTCGTTTGGAATGAGTAAACAAAATGCTGCACTTTTGATGTTGTTTCTGGGGATGTTTGCGACAATCGGTGAACTGTTACTCGGAGTATTTGTCGATTTCCTTCACTTTAGTAGCAACAAAATATATGTTTTTTCCTTGTCGATACATGTAATCACTGCAATATTGATACCACACTGCAATAGATTCGAATACATGGCTCCTGTGGTTTCCGTCTTTGGATTCGCGAGTG GATTAGCGGTGTCTCTCAGATTGGTCCTCACTACAGAAGTTGTTGGCTTAGAACATTCCACAAAAGCATTCAGTGTTCTTAGTTTCTTCTGTGGAATTTTATTTTCCGCTTCTCCCCCAATCTATG GGCTGGTTTTCGATGCGACAAAATCATTCGTGGCTATTTTCTACGGAGGAGGAACTTGCGCGTTAATTgcgataattttctttttgttaattatGTATCGAAATAAAATACACGAAAAACGTCTGCAGAAATAA
- the LOC115221546 gene encoding monocarboxylate transporter 12-like isoform X2 codes for MSFQPTRHETAVKDVEICQKRPVVPDGGWGWVVCFAAACTCFVVSGLASSAGIFLIGLRRSFDDHVSKLSTVGALIEGLSMMAAPVASILLNYFSHRTVLIIAGLIGCTGAVLGTFSVSINMMIVTYGLISGVSLGMSFFTCQIIAGLYFDKKRALAIGITNCGGGMGTMLFSLIVQLLLDFYGLRSTLLIIAGILLNITVLGALCRPLPYTSAGAGNTEYKDGTDHPTAMELPSLAPEYINGENIKQREMINEAFDLSDEKQNTGSPLPAEKSDIKDETIVEKQKIDGGSILKRCSAVIGVEIFKDINFVLLTISYTFWVSTAAMYAFIPPMCVWSFGMSKQNAALLMLFLGMFATIGELLLGVFVDFLHFSSNKIYVFSLSIHVITAILIPHCNRFEYMAPVVSVFGFASGLAVSLRLVLTTEVVGLEHSTKAFSVLSFFCGILFSASPPIYGLVFDATKSFVAIFYGGGTCALIAIIFFLLIMYRNKIHEKRLQK; via the exons ATGTCATTCCAACCAACGAGGCATGAAACAGCTGTCAAAGACGTAGAAATCTGCCAGAAACGACCAGTAGTACCAGATGGAGGCTGGGGATGGGTCGTCTGCTTTGCTGCAGCTTGTACCTGTTTCGTAGTGAGTGGACTAGCAAGTTCTGCTGGAATATTCCTGATAGGACTCAGAAGAAGCTTCGATGACCACGTTTCCAAGTTATCTACAGTGGGAGCGCTGATAGAAGGACTTAGCATGATGGCAG CTCCAGTTGCCAGTATCCTCTTGAATTACTTTAGCCATCGGACAGTGTTGATAATAGCAGGTCTTATTGGATGTACAGGTGCCGTATTAGGAACATTTTCTGTCAGTATCAATATGATGATAGTAACATATGGCCTCATATCAG GTGTATCCCTTGGAATGTCCTTTTTCACCTGCCAGATTATTGCAGGTCTCTATTTTGATAAGAAACGGGCATTGGCAATCGGAATTACCAATTGTGGAGGAGGAATGGGCACCATGTTGTTTAGCTTGATTGTCCAGTTACTCTTGGATTTCTATGGACTTAGAAGCACGTTGCTCATTATAGCGGGAATTCTTCTGAATATCACTGTTTTGGGAGCCCTTTGCCGACCTCTCCCCTACACCAGCGCAGGGGCTGGAAACACAGAATATAAAG ATGGAACCGACCACCCCACGGCAATGGAACTTCCGTCTTTAGCACCGGAATATATCAACGGAGAAAACatcaaacagagagaaatgataaACGAAGCATTTGATTTATCGGACGAGAAACAGAATacg ggGAGTCCTCTACCGGCAGAAAAAAGTGACATCAAAGATGAGACGATTGTAGAGAAGCAGAAAATCGACGGAGGTTCAATCCTGAAGCGATGTTCAGCTGTAATTGGGGTGGaaatttttaaagatattaaCTTTGTGTTGCTGACGATCTCCTACACATTTTGGGTGT CTACTGCCGCAATGTATGCCTTCATACCACCTATGTGTGTCTGGTCGTTTGGAATGAGTAAACAAAATGCTGCACTTTTGATGTTGTTTCTGGGGATGTTTGCGACAATCGGTGAACTGTTACTCGGAGTATTTGTCGATTTCCTTCACTTTAGTAGCAACAAAATATATGTTTTTTCCTTGTCGATACATGTAATCACTGCAATATTGATACCACACTGCAATAGATTCGAATACATGGCTCCTGTGGTTTCCGTCTTTGGATTCGCGAGTG GATTAGCGGTGTCTCTCAGATTGGTCCTCACTACAGAAGTTGTTGGCTTAGAACATTCCACAAAAGCATTCAGTGTTCTTAGTTTCTTCTGTGGAATTTTATTTTCCGCTTCTCCCCCAATCTATG GGCTGGTTTTCGATGCGACAAAATCATTCGTGGCTATTTTCTACGGAGGAGGAACTTGCGCGTTAATTgcgataattttctttttgttaattatGTATCGAAATAAAATACACGAAAAACGTCTGCAGAAATAA